The following proteins come from a genomic window of Trifolium pratense cultivar HEN17-A07 linkage group LG4, ARS_RC_1.1, whole genome shotgun sequence:
- the LOC123922821 gene encoding uncharacterized protein LOC123922821 produces the protein MVWIHESHENYTVKSGYKHYITSKSVDQNFMKEGDWCTSKNQTPTLANMPWLLTNSKTVKGKVCAVLKNEPETVAGSIAMIVWCIWYNRNNWVWNGTRDTAKDVAMRAAHMINEWRTKHALSSGVTRYNAATLAEASRRVVEVEPGTNNCMHKLTAAEGEAMAILEVMRIAISRGWTNIVFESDSKVVVDAIHVTTQGVSELSSIISSIKLLLECNMNFEIKFTKRQVSMAAHTLAKAVISWSSRTYFNGVPRWIKPFIINEMS, from the exons ATGGTGTGGATTCATGAGAGTCATGAAAATTACACGGTGAAATCTGGTTACAAACACTACATCACTAGTAAGTCGGTGGATCAAAACTTCATGAAAGAGGGAGATTGGTGCACCTCCAAAAACCAAACACCTACTTTGGCGAATATGCCGTGGTTGCTTACTAACTCGAAAACGGTTAAAGGAAAGGTATGTGCCGTGCTCAA GAATGAACCAGAAACTGTGGCAGGATCTATTGCTATGATTGTGTGGTGTATCTGGTATAACAGAAACAATTGGGTGTGGAATGGTACTAGAGACACGGCGAAGGATGTGGCGATGCGAGCAGCTCATATGATTAACGAATGGCGTACT AAGCACGCGCTCAGCAGCGGTGTCACAAGGTACAATGCTGCAACGTTGGCAGAAGCCTCGCGAAGGGTGGTGGAAGTAGAGCCGG GCACAAATAATTGTATGCATAAGCTTACTGCAGCGGAAGGCGAAGCTATGGCTATTTTGGAGGTTATGCGCATTGCCATCTCTAGGGGGTGGACCAATATTGTTTTTGAAAGTGATTCCAAAGTTGTGGTAGATGCCATACATGTTACTACTCAAGGAGTGTCAGAATTAAGCTCTATTATTTCATCGATTAAACTATTGTTAGAATGTAATATGAACTTTGAGATTAAGTTCACTAAGCGACAAGTGAGCATGGCGGCTCATACGTTAGCTAAGGCGGTCATTTCTTGGTCTAGTCGCACTTATTTTAATGGTGTTCCTCGTTGGATTAAAccatttattattaatgaaatgagttaa